A window from Callithrix jacchus isolate 240 chromosome 17, calJac240_pri, whole genome shotgun sequence encodes these proteins:
- the LOC100390575 gene encoding proline-rich protein 23C-like: MGSRPRSPSACPAPWCGSQPGGPDHAKRRRLDEPAGLEPLAAPSLGDPVGAPAGDSLTFVMVLAAGSSLKVSLNDDNLVLVPAPTSIMRVSLGGHTLFLIPEVLLSSLDERSGAQGDLSAFLVADVFLGALGEDVVVEQEFCASVPEVAAQEEVYEEDADSEFQELWMDSPAGSAAGLYHSARSMFGPYQESPIPEPCALAPIPSSERRSPRPNCDQEFHFLEPVPTSPLQPLPPSLSPGPQARPELPERPLCKARRRLFQE, from the coding sequence ATGGGCAGCCGACCCCGCAGCCCCAGCGCCTGCCCTGCGCCCTGGTGCGGATCGCAGCCAGGAGGACCCGACCATGCCAAGCGCCGCCGATTGGATGAGCCCGCGGGCCTCGAACCCCTCGCGGCGCCCAGCCTAGGAGACCCGGTGGGGGCCCCGGCCGGGGACTCGCTCACCTTCGTGATGGTCCTGGCCGCGGGCAGTTCCCTGAAGGTGTCCCTGAACGACGACAACCTGGTGCTGGTGCCCGCGCCCACGTCGATCATGCGAGTGTCTCTCGGTGGACACACCCTCTTCCTGATCCCCGAGGTCCTCCTGAGCTCCCTCGACGAACGCTCAGGAGCGCAGGGCGACTTGTCTGCCTTCCTGGTAGCGGACGTTTTCCTGGGCGCTCTCGGGGAGGACGTCGTCGTCGAGCAGGAATTCTGCGCATCTGTCCCAGAGGTCGCCGCCCAGGAGGAGGTGTACGAGGAGGACGCGGACTCCGAGTTCCAGGAGCTCTGGATGGACTCCCCAGCCGGCTCAGCCGCTGGGCTCTACCACTCCGCTAGAAGTATGTTCGGCCCCTACCAGGAGAGCCCCATCCCAGAGCCCTGTGCTCTGGCCCCCATCCCCAGTTCAGAGAGACGCTCTCCACGCCCCAACTGCGACCAGGAATTCCACTTTCTGGAGCCTGTTCCCACCTCacctctgcaacctctacctccctctcTGAGTCCAGGTCCCCAAGCGCGCCCAGAGCTCCCAGAGCGCCCTCTGTGCAAGGCCCGGAGACGACTGTTTCAGGAATGA